In a single window of the Synergistaceae bacterium DZ-S4 genome:
- a CDS encoding NgoBV family restriction endonuclease, translating into MRLTAQEVYNKLIDDDKILELQGQIKFYFGDVDIIVKQKDVVGNIIQEWLQGWLDKRGIEYTLSQNTQMPPDFYLNPNNKTIHLLEVKAFNRSASPGFDIADFRMYEEEIIDKPYMLDVDYLIFGYDMSDAGIVTVKDLWIKKVWEITRCMANWALNLQVKQNAVHKIRPGVWYSTQRGNFPMFTCLEDFIAAVEETVYQNPKTHNEAANWKNRFLASYKRHYARDLNVPRWSDIATKYRG; encoded by the coding sequence ATGCGTTTAACTGCACAAGAGGTTTATAATAAGCTTATTGACGACGACAAAATTTTAGAGTTGCAAGGGCAGATTAAATTTTATTTTGGTGATGTGGATATAATCGTCAAGCAAAAAGACGTTGTAGGGAATATTATACAAGAGTGGTTGCAAGGATGGCTTGATAAACGCGGTATAGAATACACGTTGTCGCAAAACACTCAAATGCCGCCCGACTTTTATCTTAACCCCAATAATAAAACGATTCACCTATTAGAAGTTAAAGCATTTAATCGTTCTGCAAGTCCGGGCTTTGATATAGCCGATTTTAGAATGTATGAGGAAGAAATCATAGACAAGCCCTATATGCTTGACGTTGACTATTTGATTTTTGGCTATGATATGAGCGACGCTGGAATAGTTACCGTTAAGGATTTATGGATAAAGAAAGTTTGGGAAATAACCCGCTGTATGGCGAATTGGGCGTTGAATTTGCAAGTAAAACAAAATGCCGTTCATAAAATACGCCCCGGCGTTTGGTATAGTACGCAGCGTGGGAATTTTCCTATGTTTACTTGTCTTGAAGATTTTATAGCCGCCGTTGAAGAAACAGTATATCAAAATCCAAAAACGCACAACGAAGCGGCAAACTGGAAAAATCGCTTTTTAGCGAGCTACAAAAGGCATTATGCCCGCGACTTGAATGTTCCCCGTTGGAGTGATATTGCAACAAAATATAGGGGTTAG
- the dcm gene encoding DNA (cytosine-5-)-methyltransferase: MTTHNTVKFIDLFAGIGGIRKGFELACAERSLPTECVFTSEIKPYAVDVLKQNHPNEEIHGDITKVSADEIPDFDFLLAGFPCQAFSAAGKRLGFEDTRGTLFFEVARIIKEKQPYGFVLENVEGLVNHDKEKPGDKIGKTLTVILETLNDLGYKVSWKVLNAKFFGVPQERKRIYIVGTKKAAPDLEHFKHMRRNLSTVLESGLPVSDSKFVQLVLSHYPLKDLYGKAIKDKRGGDNNIHSWDIEYKGPVSPEQRALLNSMLKERRKKKWAEEYGIDWMDGMPLTIEHIRTFYNHEQLEAMLSDLVKKGYLKQEHPKKKDGNRRVQDTTLPLGYNIVTGKMSFEINKVLDPQDIAPTLVAMDMQHLFVVDGEGLRTLSLREGLRLFGYPDDFKFETSQENGYDLLGNTVVVPVIKEVVARTLNIYCGGNE; the protein is encoded by the coding sequence GCGGGTATCGGCGGCATAAGAAAAGGCTTTGAACTTGCTTGCGCCGAAAGGAGCTTGCCGACCGAGTGTGTTTTTACGTCTGAAATAAAGCCTTATGCCGTCGATGTATTAAAGCAGAACCACCCCAACGAGGAAATCCACGGCGATATAACGAAGGTATCAGCGGACGAAATACCCGATTTTGACTTTTTGCTTGCAGGTTTTCCCTGTCAAGCCTTTTCGGCAGCGGGTAAACGGTTAGGCTTTGAAGATACGCGCGGAACCCTATTTTTTGAAGTAGCACGAATTATTAAGGAAAAACAACCTTATGGGTTTGTACTTGAAAATGTCGAGGGGTTAGTCAATCACGACAAAGAAAAGCCGGGCGATAAAATAGGAAAGACTTTGACCGTAATTTTAGAAACTCTTAACGATTTAGGTTATAAGGTATCGTGGAAAGTCCTTAATGCTAAGTTTTTTGGCGTACCGCAAGAGCGTAAAAGAATATATATTGTCGGTACAAAGAAAGCAGCCCCGGATTTAGAGCATTTCAAACATATGCGCCGCAATCTTAGTACAGTATTAGAAAGCGGCTTGCCTGTTTCAGACAGTAAATTTGTACAACTTGTTTTAAGTCACTATCCCCTAAAAGACCTGTACGGCAAGGCTATTAAGGACAAGCGCGGCGGCGATAACAATATACATAGTTGGGATATTGAGTATAAAGGACCCGTTAGCCCCGAACAAAGGGCTTTGCTTAATTCTATGTTGAAAGAACGCAGAAAAAAGAAATGGGCGGAGGAATACGGCATAGACTGGATGGACGGTATGCCCCTAACGATAGAGCATATACGCACATTCTACAATCACGAACAGTTAGAAGCAATGCTATCCGACCTTGTAAAAAAAGGCTATCTCAAGCAAGAACACCCTAAAAAGAAAGATGGAAACAGACGAGTACAAGACACTACTTTACCATTGGGATATAATATTGTTACTGGTAAAATGTCTTTTGAAATAAACAAAGTGCTTGACCCGCAAGATATAGCACCTACCCTTGTTGCTATGGATATGCAACATTTATTCGTCGTTGACGGCGAGGGTTTACGAACCCTGTCATTGCGGGAGGGGTTACGACTTTTCGGTTATCCCGACGACTTCAAGTTTGAAACTTCCCAAGAAAACGGGTATGACCTTTTGGGTAATACCGTTGTTGTACCCGTGATTAAGGAAGTAGTAGCGCGAACCTTAAATATCTATTGCGGGGGTAATGAATAA